A segment of the Sylvia atricapilla isolate bSylAtr1 chromosome 25, bSylAtr1.pri, whole genome shotgun sequence genome:
cctgagggagctggaggagcagggacgGATCTGGGGGCAGGATGTCATCCTGGCgttgcaggagcaggagctggtgctgagcGATGTGGAGAGCAAGGTACCCCCCGGCCAGGGCACCCCCAAAGCCTGGTCCCCTCTGGCCGTGGGACCCTTCGGCGATGTGACCCCACAACGCCTGGTAccccctgagccctgggatcCCCCGAGCAAGGCAcccccaaagcccagcactCCTCAGCCAGGGCACCCCTTGAATCTCGGTACCCGCCGGCCAGGGCATCCCCAAACCCCGGAACGCCCAGACCAGGGGGTCCCCTGAACCCTGGGATCCCCTGGCTATGGGAAccccccacagccctgtccccctgGTCCAGGTATCCCCAAACCTCAGTATACTCCACTGCCCCCCAACCCTGGCAGCTCCTACAGCCTGGCACCCCCAGATCTGGGCAACCCCCCGTCTGGCACCCACAACCCTGCCCCACGCCCAGACTCAGTCCCCCAAACTCTGCTATCTCCCTCTGATGCCACCCCACCACCCCCAGCAAACATCCCACCCCACAGGCCCGATCCCCACAGTCCCACTTGCACTCCTTTAACCCTTTCCCGACCATTCGGCTGAGGGTACTGAGCACGCCGTTTTCCCCcttccaggaggagctggaggcttTTCCGCTGGAAAATGTGCAGGGATGCTCCACGGGTCTGGACAACACGGTGCTGGCCATCAGCGTCCAGGAGAGGAACCCGCCGAGGACCAGCGTGCTGCTCTTCCAGTGCGAGCGGCTGGGGGTGAGCCCGGAGGGGGCAGGAATGGGGGGTAGCCCCAGGAATAGAGGGCTGATTGCAGCGGGTTCATGCCAGGCAGAGACACTGAGGaacagcctggagaaggtgttgaggcagaggaaggaggagcagagcaatCACTACGGGCACAGGTATGGGGGGTAAGTGGCTCTGCGACCCCGCCCTGGAGACAGTGCCACTGCGCCCCCAAGTCTCGCTCCCCAAAGCTGCGGTGAGTCTGGCCATGGGGTCTCCCTGTGGTCCCACACGTCCCCAAAGAGCCCGTGCCTGTGGgcatgttgtggtttgaaaacaaaccaagtaagaggctctaagtcaggaataaaatttaatgagaagaaaaggaaaataaaatagaataaaataaaataaatacaaaaagaaaaaccagtgccagagtcagaatacaacctgatcagggtgatggaaacagtccagacaagggggtcttcctgaaacagaaatcttgtataaaggtctggtagctctggtcctctgggaatccagtgggtgagggctgcttctactgtcccaaatcccagcttatatccaggtgagaatgcttggctcttccccatgggcggagcatctcacaatgggatgatgagtcatggaagagagccttaatggcccattaaagagagagagtcatgcaaaaggcattgatgggccattaactgaagatggtgatagaatacattctaaactacaacccaggacagggcACTTACCGCCTCCTCAAGGGTCGGGGGGGCCCTTTTCACCTCCTGGCTGAGCTTCCCCGTCCTACCCCACCCCAGGAACATAACTCCCGCACCCCATCCCCGGGCTCAGCCTCCTTCCTACCCCTCCTACTCCATCCCCATGCGCCTCACCCCATCCACAGGCTCAGTTCCCCCTCTTCCTCATCCCCGTGGGCACAGatccccccaaacccacccatAAGCTCGGTCTCCCCTCATCCCCGTGGGTGTTCCCCACCCGATTTCCCATCCTTTGGCTTAGACCCACGCTCGCGGACCCCCACACCCCATCCTTGGGAccagccccactcctgccccatccccacacacacagacccgTCTGCCCACCCCGCGCCGCCTCCCCAGGCTCAGCTCACCCTCACCTTCCCCCTCCCAACCCCTCTTGCCCCGGAGCAGCCCGGACATTGTCCCGGTCCTGGCCCCCACGTACCCGGCCCCGGAGCGCCGGGCAGAGCCCCTCGAGCCCCCCCGGCGTGGGCTGCGCTCCTCGGACTACCGTGACTCTCGGGCGGGACTGCGTCATGCCTCAGTTTACCCAGGAGCagggggtgctgctggggaccCTGTGCTGTCACCAGATCTGCCAGACTCCCCGAAGATGCCGCGGGCCCAAACCCCCGCCCAGGCTGTGTCCGAGGTGGACCGAGATGTTGTAAGTCCCGAGCCACCCGACCCCCCGGTGATGGGGACACGGCAGCTCCCACCCCGCACACATCGACTCCCAGCTGTTGCGGGGTTTTTAtatttggaatgaggtgtgagcaattccagactgggcccttggcctgtggggcctgtgggctccttgaGTCTGTGGGACCTGTGCGCCTTTGTGGTGCAGTACGAATTCAGGTTGTGGCACAGCAAACattcacctctctctcttaagGTATTCCGGGTTCTAACGGGTGTTCACATGTAGATTTATAGTGTTAATAtggaagcctccttaaggcagcaaatgcGTACATTCTTTAAGTACCTTGTAATATCACTAAAGttgcaaaagaataaataaagatGTGTAAACAATAAACATCAGTGCGACATGAAACACTGCATCAGCGTGTGTGTCGTAGCTCAGCCCGacctctcaaaaaaacccctaacttTAACTGGCGCCCGAACAGGGACGCTTTGCTTTAGTTACCATAACCAACCCCCCCGAACGCGGGTGGGTACGGTCTGCTGGCCGAAAGAAGGGGCTCAGTGGGGCTCCCCTGATTTGCGGTATCGGGGAGCCGACCCAGACGTGGGCGGTGTGGAATCGCTATCTCGCGCGGGTCGCGGAGCATTCCACAGGATTCATCGAGCGGATGAATCACGCGCCGTCCCCACAATGTAGACGGTTTGCGGTCTCCTGGACGCAGGATGCTCGCTTCAGAACCGAATTCGGCTCAGTTCGGCCGGGGGAGAAAGCGAGGCAGAAAGAGCGAGAGGTTTGGGGAGGTGGTCACCGTAGCGAACCGTGAGGCTACAGCGGCACACCCTGGTGGAAAGTAAGACTGCGTTCGCTGTGGAACAAAGAGACGGTGGGAAAAGAACGTGGATCGAGAAATGCTGGCTGCTACGCGACTTGTCAATATTATTtctaagagaggagaaaaattaaaagaagcgGACTTAGAACAGTTGCCCTATGGGCCAGGAAGCGAAGAAAGCTGAACAAGTCGCCGCTTGTCTTTAGTGAGACGGAGTGGcgaaaaatagaagaaatgcTGTGGGACCGTGCGATCAGGGGCGGCAAAGAAGGGAAGAGAGCTCAAGAACTAAGAATGGTGTGCAAAAGACCTTAGTTACCTTACAAATGCTGACGGCCGAGCGGAAGGCTACAGAAGCCGCAATTCGGGCTCCTGAGGGTAAGAGATCTGAAAGCGCGGAAGATCAGAAGCCCTCCAAGATCAGTGCGGAGATCAAAAATAACGAAACGCAAAAACCCTCTAGGCTGGCAAAATATTTCGGTATTTATTTCACCTGCCCAATAAAACAAACGCGAACTCCAGTGAACCCCACGCTACGAGATATAGTTCAGCACATCCAAGAACCGAATGTAGCCCCTGCCGCTCCAGCACAAACTAACCCTGTTCAGGAAAGAGCGCGCCCGCCAGAGTCTGAGGGCGTGGTGAAAGAGAAGACAGCAGGCAAAATCAGTGACGAGAAAAAGCCAGCCACAAGAATGACACAAAAAGGCAGAGCGCAAGACGAAGACTGAATGGACACCGTTTCCCCCCTCACAGGGCCGGACCCACCAGGACATGGCGAACCCCGACCCCGCCGAGCTGCTGCGCCTCATCTTCTCAGTTCTGTCCTTCATGAGTGTCCCCACGACGGGTCCCACCCCGCGAAATGTGTGAGACGCGGGGATCACCACTCACTCCCCTCATCCCGGGGGGCGCATCGGGGGGCCCTGTTCCATCCCGGGGGACCCTTGTTACCCCCGTGGCTTTGTGACCCCTGAATTCCATGGGGTGCTCCTTACACCAGGGGTTCTGAGACGCACCCCATCCATCCCACGGGCCCACTTTATCCTGGGGCACTGCACCCCCCTGAACTGCACGGGAATCCCCTAATCCTGAGGCCATGGGCCCCCTGCAACACCCCCTCAAGCTTCATCAGGGTCCCCCCTCTCAATCCCCTAAGCTGCAGGGGAGGGGTCTCACTATCCTGGGGGACCCCACCATGGTCCCCACAGTCTCCACGGGAGTCCCCCTTATCCTGGGGGTGCAGGGGGGAATGacttccaccatcccaggatCCAGGAGGGTCCAACAACCCCCCGGGAGTTACTCCACAGATGTGGGTTTCCCACAACTCCCACCACAGccccccagcagctcagagcaccCCACACAGCGGCTGGACAAGGGGGAACCCCCACGATTTATTGGGGAGTTCTGGGGGTCACTTGGGGGGTTCAGCCCCTCACTCCTTGGTGCTGCTCCACTTCGCAGTGCGGAAGAAAACCGGGGCTTTCATGAAGCGCCCCGAGCGCATGTAGGCAGAGATCTTGTCCAGGGCCTGGGGAAAAGGGACGTGGGGACACGTATGGACACACCACagggtcagggatggggacacggaggtgcctgggatgggcacagcgACACCGGGGTGTTGGGAATACCATGGAGGTCAGAGATGCGGACAGAGATGGACCCTGGGGTGTCAGGAACTGGGACAGGGATACTGGAGTGTCAGGATTGGGATGGGGTCATTGCGATGTGTGTGATGGGGACACCAGAGTGTtagggacagggactgggacaCCAGGAGGTCAGGGACGGGGTGACAGGAATGGGGATCGAGACAGAAACACTGGGGATTTAAGGATGAGGTTTGGGATGGGACAAGGACACAGACACTGAGGTGTCAGGGATGGTGATGGGCACAGCGGGGAATGggggatggggacatgggggtgtcagggatggagatggtgctggggacaccggggtggCCCCGGGCTGTCCCGTGCCTCTGCTCACCTCGAAGCGCTGCAGGAACTGGGCCAGGTTTCCCTTCAGCTCCGGGCACTCAGGCACGAACATGTGTAGCCGGTCCAGCACGTCATACGCCAGGAAGTCCACGAAGGTGAGCTGTGAGAGGGATAAGGTGGGTCAGCCTTATCCCAAGGGACAGGGACTCCCCAAAGCTCCCCAGCACACCCCACCTACCTTCTGCCCCGCAAACCAGGGCCGGGAGCCCAGGAACCGcgacagctcctgcagcttcttgggcagctgctccaggtacGCCGGCTTCAGCTTCTCCTACACGGCACGGAGGGGGCACAGTtcggggctctgctccctcctgccagcccagaaCCCAGGGGCATCACCCCCTGActgcagccaggcaagggaTGTGCccgtgctgctggtggctgagcCCCTAGTCCCCTGTGGGGGGACAACCCCGGGGTCTGGGGGGATCTGTCACCCCATAACCCCTGCGGGGGCACTCACAAAGTCAGGGTCGTAGCAGAGCCTGGCAAAGTCCATCCTCACATCCATGAGCTGGTTTTCCAGCACGTCCACGcgctgcttctcctcctccgTCTCACCACCTGCGGGGTCGGGAGGTGTCAACCCACCGCCCACCAAACCTCGGGGACCGCCCGGATCCCGCCCTCCCCACTCACACAGGTTGTGCTTGCGGGCGATGTAGCGCACGATCGCGTTGCTCTGTGTCAGCTTGGTGGGGCCGTCGATGAGATAGGGCAGCTGCGGGGGCCGGGCGGTGGGAGTCAGCCCCAGCGACCCCCGCACCGCCCTCCCCACACCCTCCCCACACCTTCCCCGGCACCTACGTTGGGAAAGTCGAGCCCCAGTTTCTCCTTCTCGTTGGTCCAGTCGCTCGGATCATAgtcaggggctgagggagcagagagatTGAGGGGGCTCCCCCAGACCCTCTGCCCCACTCGTGGCACCCCCAGCAGTGGGGGGATGCGGACTCTGGGGTTGTCCCCCCTTTGCCCCGGGGCAGCGGGTGACCCCTCCCGGGACAGATAAAGGAGAACGTTGCCCCTGAGAGGGGTCAAGGTCTTTTTACTGGAGGGGACAAAGGTGACCCCCCGAGCTGGCAGGAGGGCGTGGGGGTGGCGGGAGCGGGACACGGGGCGGACTGGGGGCGTTCCCCCCACTGCTGACACAGCAGGAACGAGGGTGccggggacaggggctggagggatttggggggtcaCACCCCGCTTGCCCCCCGCTCACCTGGGCCAGGGCGGTACTGGCGCTCCTGGTAGGGCGTCTCTGTGTACTCTAGCAGCAGGCGGATCGCGTGGGCCAGCTGCGGGGCACGGGAGGCGTTTTtggcaccccaaatcccccccgGAGCTCTCCCACACACCCTGGGACCCCCAGCACTCCCACATCGCTCCGGGACCTCCAAGATTCCCGCATCGCTCCGGGACCTCCAACACTCCCACATCGTTCTGGACCTCCCAACACTCCCACATCGCTCCCACACCCCCAGACACGTGCCCACCCCGTCCCCAGCGTGCCACTGTCACCCCTCGATCCCACTCACCCCACGGATGTCCCAGTACCCCAGCGTGACCACCATGGCGACAACCGCCCGAGGCTCTGTGAGAACACGGACCGGGACGGACCGGGACAGGgccctcccctgtcccctccccttgACGTCCGCGGCTGCAGGCAGGGCGCAGGCAGGGTGCCAGGGCGTCCAGCCAGCGCTGgcaccaggacagcagcaggagcggCCCCTTCCCAGGGCAAGGAGGTAGCAGGTGGGGGGACAGCGGAGGGGccctggggggctcaggggggctCTGGGTGGTCAGTGGGTGCCGAGAGAGATGGTGAGAACATCCTCCTCCTGGATGGGCTCCAGCTCAGCGCTCTGCACCGCCTGCGTGATGAGCgtcagctcctggcacagcgTCTCGAAGCGATAGCTCACACGGATGTCGGGAACGTTGGTGCGGCGGATGTCGTTCCCCTCCGGACCCTCCTTCAGGTAGTTGGGACCCAGCCAGTAGCTCTTCACCTGGGGGAGTTGGGAGAGGCTCCCACGGCTGCCCAGCACTCCCGAGGGCTACCAGTGCCCATGGAGGGGAATGGGAATGAGGCAACTGGGAGTGGGAACAGGCAACTGGGTGGAAATGGGAATCGCAAATGGGAGTGGGCAGAGCCagctttcccccctccccagcccaccGCCGAGGACTGCCTGTGGcgcctgagggagctggaggagcagggacgGATCTGGGGGCAGGATGTCATCCTGGtggtgcaggagcaggagctggtgctgagcGATGTGGAGAGCAAGGTACCCCCCGGCCAGGGCACCCCCAAAGCCTGGTCCCCTCTGGCCATGGGACCCTTCGGCGATGTGACCCCACAACGCCTGGTACccccctgagccctgggatcCCCCGAGCAAGGCAcccccaaagcccagcactCCTCAGCCAGGGCACCCCTTGAATCTCGGTACCCGCCGGCCAGGGCACCCCCAAACCCCGGAACGCCCAGACCAGGGAgtcccctgagccctgggatcCCCTGGCTATAGGAACccccccacagccctgtccccctgGTCCAGGTATCCCCAAACCTCAGTACACTCCACTGCCCCCCAACCCTGGCAGCTCCTACAGCCTGGCACCCTCTGATCTGGGCAACCCCCCGTCTGGCACCCACAACCCTGCCCCACGCCCAGACTCAGTCCCCCAAACTCTGCTATCTCCCTCTGATGTCACCCCACCACCCCCAGCAAACATCCCACCCCACAGGCCCGATCCCCAGAGTCCCACTTCCACCCCTTTAACCCTTTCCCGACCATTCGGCTGAGGGTACTGAGCACGCCGTTTTCCCCcttccaggaggagctggaggcttTTCCGCTGGAAAATGTGCAGGGATGCTCCACCGGGCTGGACAACACGGTGCTGGCCATCAGCGTCCAGGAGAGGAGCCCGCCGAGGACCAGCGTGCTTCTCTTCCAGTGCGAGCGGCTGGGGGTGAGCCCGGAGGGGGCAGGAATGGGGGGTAGCCCCAGGAATGGAGGGCTGATTGCAGCGGGTTCATGCCAGGCAGAGACGCTGAGGaacagcctggagaaggtgttgaggcagaggaaggaggagcagagcaatCACTACGGGCACAGGTATGGGGGGTAAGTGGCTCTGCGACCCCGCCCTGGAGACAGCGCCACTGCGCCCCCAAGTCTCGCTCCCCAAAGCTGCGGTGAGTCTGGCCATGGGGTCTCCCTGTGGTCCCACACGTCCCCAAAGAGCCCGTGCCTGTGGGCACTTACCGCCTCCTCAAGGGTCGGGGGggcccttttcccctcctggcTCAGCTCCCCCGTCCTACCCCACCCCAGGAACATAACTCCCGCACCCCATCCCCGGGCTCAGCCTCCTTCCTACCCCTCCTACTCCATCCCCATGAGCCCCACCCCATCCACAGGCTCAGTTCCCCCTCTTCCTCATCCCCGTGGGCACAGATCCCCCCAACCCCACCCATAAGCTCGGTCTCCCCTCATCCCCGTGGGTGTTCCCCACCCGATTTCCCATCATTGGGCTTAGACTCCCTCTCACCCCACACTCGCGGACCCCCACGCCCCATCCTTGGGAccagccccactcctgccccatccccacacacacagacccgTCTGCCCACCCCGCGCCGCCTCCCCAGGCTCAGCTCACCCTCACCTTCCCCCTCCCAACCCCTCTTGCCCCGGAGCAGCCCGGACACTGTCCCGGTCCCGGCCCCCACGTACCCGGCCCCGGAGCGCCGGGCAGAGCCCCTCGAGCCCCCCCGGCGTGGGCTGCGCTCCTCGGACTACCGTGACTCTCGGGCGGGACTGCGTCGTGCCTCAGTTTacccaggagcagagggtgctgctggggacCCTGTGCTGTCACCAGATCTGCCGGAATCCCCGAAAATGCCGCAGGCCCAACCCCCCACCCAGGCCATGTCCGAGGTGGACCGAGATGTTGTAAGTCCCGAGCCACCCGACCccccggggatggggacacggcAGCTCCCACCCCGCACACATCGACCCCCGGCTGTTGCGGGGTTTTTATATGtggaatgaggtgtgagcaattccagactgggcccttggcctgtgggctccttgaGTCTGCAGGACCTGTGCGCCTTTGTGGTGCAGTACGAATTCAGgttgtggcacagcaaaaattcacctctctcccttaagGTATTCCGGGTTCTAACGGGTGTTCACATGTAGATTTATAGTGTTAATACGGAAGAttccttaaggcagcaaatgcGTACATTCTTTAAGTACCTTGTAATATCACTAAagttgcaaaataaataaagatgtGCAAACAATAAACATCAGTGCGACATGAAACACTGCATCAGCGTGTGTGTCGTAGCTCAGCCCGACCtctcaaaaaacccctaacTTTAACTGGCGCCCGAACAGGGTGCTTTTCTTTAGTTACCATAACCAACCCCCCCGAACGCGGGTGGGTACGGTCTGCTGGCCGAAAGAAGGGGCTCAGTGGGGCTCCCCTGATTTGCGGTATCGGGGAGCCGACCCAGACGTGGGCGGTGTGGAATTGCTAACTCGCGCGGGTCGCGGAGCATTCCACAGGATTCATCGAGCGGATGAATCACGCGCCGTCCCCACGATGTAGACGGTTTGCGGTCTCCTGGACGCAGGATGCTCGCTTCAGAACCGAATTCGGCTCAGTTCGGACGGGGGAGCAAGCGAGGCAGAAAGCGCGAGAGGTTTGGGGAGGGGTGGGGTGTTTGCAGTAGCGATCCGTGAGGCTACAGTAACACACCCTGGTGGAAGATAAGACTGTGTTCGCTGTGGAACAAAGAGACGGTGGGAAAAGAACGTGGATCGAGAAATGCTGGCTGCTACGTGACTTGTCAATATTCTTtctaagagaggagaaaaattaaaagaagcgGACTTAGAACAGTTGCCCTATGGGCCAGGAAGCGAAGAAAGCTGAACAAGCCGCCGCTTGTCTTTAGTGAGACGGAGTGGcgaaaaatagaagaaatactGTGGGACTGTGCGATCAGGGGCGGCAAAGAAGGGAAGAGAGCTCAAGAACTAAGAATGGTGTGCAAAAGACGTTAGTTACCTTACAAATGCTGACGGCCGAGCGGAAGGCTACAGAAGCCGCAATTTGGGCTCTGGAGGGTAAGAGATCTGAAAGCGTGGAAGATCAGAAGCCCTCCAAGATCAGTGCGGAGATCAAAAATAACGAAACGCAAAAACCCTCTAGgctggcaaaatattttggtatttatAACACCCGCCCCATAAAACAAACGCGAACTCCAGTGAACCCCACGCTACAAGATATAGTTCAGCACATCCAAGAACCAAATGTAGCCCCTGCCGCTCCAGCGCAAACTAACCCTGTTCGGGAAAGAGCGCGCCCGCCAGAGTCTGAGGGCGTGGTGAAAGAGAAGACAGCAAGCAAAATCAGTGACGAGAAAAAGCCAGCCACAAGCATGACACAAAAAGGCAGAGCGCAAGACGAAGACGGCTCTGAATGGACACCGTTTCCCCCCCTCACAGGGCCGGACCCACCAGGACATGGCGAACCCCGACCCCGCCGAGCTGCTGCGCCTCATCTTCTCAGTTCTGTCCTTCGTGAGTGTCCCCACGACGGGTCCCACCCCGCGAAATGTGTGAGACGCGGGGATCACCACTCACTCCCCTCATCCCGGGGGGCGCATCGGGGGGCCCTGTTCCATCCCGGGGGACCCTTGTTACCCCCGTGGCTTTGTGACCCCTGAATTCCATGGGGTGCTCCTTACACCAGGGGTTCTGAGACGCACCCCATCCATCCCACGGGCCCACTTTATCCTGGGGGCACTGCACCCCCCTGAACTGCACGGGAATCCCCTAATCCTGAGGCAATGGGCCCCCTGCAACACCCCCTCAAGCTTCATCAGGGTCCCCCCTCTCAATCCCCTAAGCTGCAGGGGAGGGGTCTCACTATCCTGGGGGACCCCACCATGGCCCCCACAGTCTCCACGGGAGTCCCCCTTATCCTGGGGATGCAGGGGGGAATGacttccaccatcccaggatCCAGGAGGGTCCAACAACCCCCCGGGAGTTACCCCACAGATGAGGGTTTCCCACAACTCCCACCACAAccccccagcagctcagagcaccCCACACAGCGGCTGGACAAGGGGGACGCCCCCATGATTTATTGGGGAGTTCTGGGGGTCACTTGGGGGGTTCAGCCCCTCACTCCTTGGTGTTGCTCCACTTCGCAGTGCGCCAGAAAATCGGGGCTTTCATGAAGCGTCCCGAGCGCATGTAGGCAGAGATCTTGTCCAGGGCCTGGGGAAAAGGGACATATGAGAACACATATGGACACACCACagggtcagggatgggg
Coding sequences within it:
- the LOC136371508 gene encoding glutathione S-transferase 2-like, which produces MVVTLGYWDIRGLAHAIRLLLEYTETPYQERQYRPGPAPDYDPSDWTNEKEKLGLDFPNLPYLIDGPTKLTQSNAIVRYIARKHNLCGETEEEKQRVDVLENQLMDVRMDFARLCYDPDFEKLKPAYLEQLPKKLQELSRFLGSRPWFAGQKLTFVDFLAYDVLDRLHMFVPECPELKGNLAQFLQRFEALDKISAYMRSGRFMKAPVFFRTAKWSSTKE